Proteins encoded by one window of Cannabis sativa cultivar Pink pepper isolate KNU-18-1 chromosome 4, ASM2916894v1, whole genome shotgun sequence:
- the LOC115715104 gene encoding prunin 1 Pru du 6.0101, with product MASTPLLLSLSVCFLILFHGCSARSRTAVYGDQNECQLNRLEAREPDHRVECEGGMIESWNPNHEQFQCAGVALLRLTIQPNGLHLPSYTNGPQLIHVIRGRGVLGTLFPGCAETFEEAQVSVGGGRSSQRDRHQKTRHIKEGDIIAIPAGMAYWCNNDGDQPLVTVNLIDVSNHNNQLDLTPRRFYIAGNPHEDFPQSRRTQQGRRYSEESQERIEEEKQQEGLPNNVFRGFSVNLIQEAFNVDSETARKIQSQDDFRGSIIRVEGKLDLVKPQRSRQEQEQEMRRQELQQTEREHARLSGRDYNGLEENICTMRLRENMGDPARADVFSPQAGRLTTVNSYNLPILSFLRLSAERGFLYKNAMYAPHYNINAHSIIYAIRGRCRCQVVDNNGQSVFEGELRQGQALTVPQNFAIVKMAENEGFEWISFKTNDRAKVNQLAGKVSFMRAMPEDVIANSYQISREQARRLKYNREEATLFTTSHQGIRPVV from the exons ATGGCTTCTACACCTCTTTTGCTCTCTCTCTCGGTTTGTTTCCTCATCTTGTTTCATGGCTGTTCGGCTAGAAGCCGAACAGCTGTGTACGGAGACCAAAACGAGTGCCAGCTCAACAGGCTTGAAGCCCGTGAGCCGGATCACCGAGTTGAGTGTGAAGGAGGCATGATTGAGTCATGGAACCCTAACCACGAGCAGTTCCAATGCGCTGGCGTGGCTCTACTCCGTCTCACCATTCAGCCTAATGGCCTTCACTTGCCTTCTTACACTAATGGCCCACAACTCATCCACGTCATCCGAG gACGAGGAGTTCTAGGAACGTTGTTCCCAGGTTGTGCAGAGACATTTGAAGAGGCACAAGTATCAGTTGGTGGTGGTCGATCAAGCCAGAGAGATCGTCACCAGAAGACACgtcacatcaaagaaggagataTCATCGCAATTCCAGCTGGCATGGCTTACTGGTGTAACAACGACGGTGACCAACCCCTCGTCACAGTCAACCTCATTGACGTCAGCAACCACAACAACCAACTCGATCTCACTCCaaga agattctACATTGCTGGTAATCCACATGAGGATTTCCCTCAGAGCAGAAGAACTCAACAAGGACGACGATACAGCGAGGAAAGCCAAGAACGAATTGAGGAAGAGAAGCAGCAAGAAGGATTGCCCAACAACGTTTTCAGGGGATTCAGTGTCAATTTGATTCAGGAAGCTTTCAATGTGGATTCTGAGACCGCTAGGAAGATTCAAAGCCAAGACGATTTCAGGGGTTCCATCATCAGAGTAGAAGGCAAGCTTGACTTAGTGAAACCACAGAGGTCTCGCCAAGAGCAAGAGCAGGAAATGCGCCGACAAGAGTTGCAACAGACTGAGAGGGAGCACGCTCGCCTCTCAGGACGTGATTATAATGGTTTGGAAGAGAATATTTGCACAATGAGGCTTAGGGAGAACATGGGTGACCCTGCTCGTGCCGATGTCTTCAGTCCTCAGGCCGGTCGCCTCACCACCGTTAATAGCTACAACCTCCCCATCCTTAGCTTCCTTCGACTCAGCGCCGAGAGAGGCTTCCTTTACAAA AACGCAATGTACGCACCACACTACAACATCAACGCTCATAGCATAATCTACGCGATAAGAGGACGTTGCAGGTGTCAGGTTGTGGACAACAACGGACAATCAGTGTTTGAAGGTGAGCTCCGTCAAGGCCAGGCCTTGACGGTACCTCAGAACTTTGCCATTGTCAAAATGGCAGAGAACGAAGGATTCGAATGGATATCATTTAAGACAAACGACAGGGCGAAAGTAAACCAATTGGCGGGAAAAGTATCCTTCATGAGAGCTATGCCCGAGGATGTAATCGCCAACTCGTACCAAATCTCGAGAGAACAAGCTAGGAGACTCAAGTACAACAGAGAAGAGGCTACTCTTTTCACCACCTCCCACCAGGGGATTAGGCCTGTTGTTTAA
- the LOC115714617 gene encoding uncharacterized protein LOC115714617, which produces MAQQPYQSISLLLLFSIFLQSSVSAIRPGFLYTRTTPRCTPKYWGSRREAWPKMVPQTSTVSKVFGSRARERFRSDLTLIEATVRNDRGDSYRGLLKQATAALLNSYSRKGFPYTSWAVKTLLIKALVSDDAAALQAQHFYIANEACN; this is translated from the exons ATGGCCCAACAACCCTATCAAAGTATcagtcttcttcttctcttctccaTTTTCCTCCAATCTTCTGTTTCAGCCATCAGACCAGGCTTCCTCTACACCAGAACCACTCCAAGATGCACTCCCAA GTATTGGGGTAGTAGGAGAGAGGCCTGGCCCAAGATGGTGCCCCAAACATCCACGGTGTCTAAGGTATTTGGCTCAAGAGCTCGTGAACGGTTCAGATCTGATCTGACTTTAATTGAAGCAACGGTCAGGAATGACCGTGGTGATTCTTACCGTGGGCTGCTGAAGCAGGCGACCGCTGCTCTACTCAATTCTTACTCAAGGAAAGGGTTTCCGTACACTTCTTGGGCCGTGAAGACTCTTCTTATTAAAGCTTTGGTTTCTGATGATGCTGCGGCCCTTCAGGCCCAACATTTTTATATTGCTAATGAAGCTTGCAATTAA
- the LOC115714264 gene encoding mitochondrial import inner membrane translocase subunit TIM44-2: MAARKLVRDFLLSRQRLFIPPQASTTRLRLPLANGYSGNRQFSVFNEFSKKIKGEVNKNSDFQKSVKDLKEKAEELKGVKEELKVRTKQTTEQLYKQVDGVWTNAEATAKKVSANVKEKISAATEEVKGTLGIGKQESSSTSDQQSSAGTSSNSGADTKDEEKVSDGEQTNKQSGPNNTEETLFGKFKSRISSSTPSSAFQKIKEAKFVDMAKKGYDIVKDELSSSPKNRKRLQHEPSSSPQGGRSTRTDVTVVPTKQSPWSKKWETFKNKVQRHPMFKRIGVVADPVVTKSQEMAEDMRERWETSDNPIVHKIQDINETIFQETDAAATIKEIRSRDPSFSMPEFVAEVQEAVKPVLHAYIKGDIETLKKYCTKEVIERCIAEHGAYKSHGIFFDNKILHISDVEVRETKMMGASPIIIVAFQTQQVYCVRDRNGAITEGGQDTIHTVYYAWAMQQVEPEELGEGAIYPIWKLREVQQLGVQSLI, from the exons ATGGCGGCCAGGAAGCTAGTTCGAGATTTTCTCCTTTCCAGACAACGTCTTTTCATTCCACCACAG GCTTCGACTACGAGATTACGGTTGCCTTTGGCTAATGGATATTCGGGAAATCGTCAGTTCAGCGTGTTCAAtgaattttctaagaaaattaaagGCGAAGTCAACAA GAACTCAGATTTTCAAAAGTCAGTTAAGGATCTGAAGGAGAAGGCAGAAGAGCTAAAAGGGGTTAAAGAAGAGCTAAAAGTTAG AACAAAGCAAACGACGGAGCAGCTGTACAAGCAGGTGGATGGTGTGTGGACCAACGCTGAAGCAACAGCAAAGAAG gtCTCCGCAAACGTGAAAGAGAAGATTTCAGCTGCCACAGAGGAG GTTAAAGGAACTTTAGGGATTGGGAAGCAAGAGTCTTCTTCAACTTCAGACCAACAGTCTTCTGCCGGAACTTCATCGAACAGTGGTGCTGATACAAAAGACGAAGAAAAAGTCTCTGATGgcgaacaaacaaacaaacaatctggGCCTAATAATACAGAAGAAAcattatttggaaaatttaaaTCTAGAATTTCTTCATCGACTCCTTCTTCGGCCTTTCAAAAAATTAAGGAAGCAAAGTTTGTAGACATGGCGAAAAAGGGATATGACATTGTAAAGGATGAGTTGAGCAGCAGTCCAAAAAATAGGAAGCGTCTTCAGCATGAGCCTTCTTCTTCACCTCAAGGTGGGAGAAGTACAAGAACTGACGTAACTGTTGTGCCCACAAAGCAGTCCCCTTGGAGTAAGAAGTGGGAGACTTTCAAAAATAAG GTTCAACGTCATCCTATGTTCAAGCGTATTGGTGTGGTTGCTGATCCTGTCGTGACAAAGAGTCAGGAG ATGGCAGAGGACATGCGAGAAAGATGGGAAACAAGTGATAACCCAATTGTTCATAAAATTCAAGA CATCAATGAAACTATCTTCCAGGAAACGGATGCGGCTGCTACAATTAAGGAGATTCGCAGTCGAGATCC GTCATTCTCAATGCCAGAGTTTGTGGCCGAAGTTCAGGAAGCTGTTAAACCGGTGTTGCATGCTTATATTAAG ggtgacattgaaactttgaAGAAGTACTGTACCAAAGAAGTCATTGAGCGGTGTATAGCAGAGCATGGTGCTTACAAAAGTCATGGCATATTTTTCGATAACAAG ATTCTACATATATCTGATGTTGAAGTTAGAGAGACGAAAATGATGGGAGCCTCACCTATCATCATTGTAGCG TTCCAAACACAGCAAGTCTATTGTGTACGTGACCGAAATGGTGCAATCACTGAAGGCGGCCAG GATACAATCCATACGGTGTACTACGCATGGGCAATGCAACAGGTGGAGCCCGAAGAACTAGGAGAGGGCGCTATATACCCGATATGGAAGCTAAGAGAAGTACAACAGCTCGGAGTTCAAAGCCTCATCTAG
- the LOC115714383 gene encoding uncharacterized protein LOC115714383 — protein sequence MSCLSLKFPRANKKTWWKSLTSKIQTKLHKLNKPKSITKHKSSSSKHNSKPKRFFLVEPKRFQYHNHYQVKRRRFVLLPLIKRRIRSSASRITTSTAPVYVDNLFKETASTISVKHVHHSSKIDEIQCSPVAVAPGTSKEGGGVDDVDVVWESMGFASPLMHGIDERAEQFIAKFRANMEVQEQLLARDDHL from the coding sequence ATGTCTTGCCTAAGCCTAAAATTTCCAAGAGCCAATAAAAAGACATGGTGGAAGAGTCTCACTTCAAAAATCCAAACCAAACTCCACAAACTCAACAAGCCAAAATCCATTACCAAACacaaatcatcatcatcaaaacACAATTCCAAGCCCAAGAGATTTTTCCTTGTAGAGCCAAAACGTTTTCAATATCATAATCATTATCAGGTTAAACGACGTCGTTTTGTTTTATTACCTTTAATAAAACGTAGAATAAGAAGCAGTGCTAGTAGAATTACAACTAGTACTGCACCTGTTTACGTAGACAATCTCTTCAAAGAAACTGCTTCTACTATCTCGGTAAAACATGTTCATCATAGTAGTAAAATTGATGAGATTCAGTGCTCACCGGTGGCGGTTGCCCCGGGAACAAGCAAAGAAGGTGGTGGTGTGGATGATGTTGATGTAGTGTGGGAGTCTATGGGGTTTGCTTCTCCTCTTATGCATGGAATTGATGAGAGAGCAGAACAATTTATAGCCAAGTTTAGGGCTAATATGGAGGTTCAAGAACAATTATTGGCACGTGATGATCACTTGTAg
- the LOC115712808 gene encoding pre-mRNA-splicing factor SLU7-A: MATASVAFKSREDHRKQIELEEARKAGLAPAEVDEDGKEINPHIPQYMSSAPWYLNSERPSLKHQRKWKSDPNYTKSWYDRGAKIFQADKYRKGACQNCGAMTHDAKACMDRPRKVGAKWTNKHIAPDEKVETFELDYDGKRDRWNGYDASTYSLVIERYEARDEARRKFLKEQQFKKLEKNNNADGDGEGGDGEGGDSDEDVDEDRVDEAKVDESKQMDFAKVEKRVRTTGGGSTGTVRNLRIREDTAKYLLNLDVNSAHYDPKTRSMREDPLPDADPNEKFYLGDNQYRNSGQALEFKEMNIHSWEAFDKGQDIHMQAAPSQAELLYKNYQVIKEKLKSQTKDTILEKYGNAATEEEIPRELLLGQSEKEVEYDRAGRIIKGQEMALPKSKYEEDVYINNHTTVWGSWWKDHQWGYKCCKQVIRNSYCTGAAGIEAAEAASDLMKANIARKEANEEPPAPVEDKKVATWGTDIPDDLVLDEKLLAKSLKKEDERRKEERDERKRKYNVKWNDEVTQEDMEAYRMKRVHHDDPMKDFL; this comes from the exons ATGGCGACTGCATCAG TGGCATTCAAATCTAGAGAAGATCATAGAAAGCAAATTGAATTGGAAGAAGCTCGTAAAGCGGGGCTTGCTCCTGCTGAAGTTGATGAAGATGGAAAAGAGATTAACCCTCATATTCCTCAGTATATGTCCTCTGCACCTTGGTATCTCAACTCAGAGAGACCT AGTTTGAAACATCAAAGGAAGTGGAAATCTGATCCAAATTATACTAAATCTTGGTATGATAGAGGTGCCAAGATTTTCCAAGCTGATAAATACCGAAAAGGAGCATGTCAAAA TTGTGGTGCTATGACACACGATGCAAAAGCTTGTATGGACAGACCCCGCAAAGTAGGAGCGAAGTGGACGAACAAGCATATTGCACCTGATGAAAAAGTAGAGACCTTTGAGCTTGATTATGATGGAAAACGTGATCGTTGGAATGGATATGATGCGTCGACCTATTCTCTTGTCATTGAGAGATATGAAGCGAGGGATGAAGCTCGAAGGAAGTTTCTGAAAGAGCAGCAATTTAAAAAATTGGAGAAGAATAATAATGCAGATGGTGATGGTGAGGGAGGTGACGGTGAGGGAGGGGATAGTGATGAAGATGTTGATGAAGATAGGGTTGATGAAGCCAAAGTTGATGAGTCCAAACAGATGGACTTTGCGAAAGTTGAAAAGCGTGTGCGGACTACTGGTGGTGGAAGCACAGGAACTGtcag GAATTTGCGTATTCGCGAGGACACAGCAAAGTATCTTCTTAATCTTGATGTTAACTCTGCACATTACGATCCCAAGACCCGTTCTATGCGTGAGGATCCTCTTCCAGATGCAGACCCGAACGAAAAGTTCTACTTA GGTGATAACCAATATAGAAATAGTGGCCAAGCATTGGAGTTCAAGGAAATGAACATTCATTCTTGGGAAGCATTTGACAAGGGACAGGATATTCATATGCAAGCGGCTCCCTCCCAAGCCGAGCTGCTTTACAAGAACTACCAGGTCATAAAAGAGAAACTGAAGTCCCAAACAAAGGACACCATCTTGGAAAAATATGGCAATGCAGCTACCGAGGAAGAAATTCCTAGGGAACTTTTACTGGGGCAAAGCGAGAAGGAAGTGGAGTATGATCGTGCTGGTAGGATCATCAAGGGACAG GAGATGGCCCTTCCGAAAAGCAAGTATGAAGAAGATGTTTACATTAACAACCACACAACTGTTTGGGGTTCATGGTGGAAGGATCATCAGTGGGGTTACAAGTGCTGCAAGCAGGTAATTCGAAACAGCTATTGTACTGGTGCTGCTGGTATCGAAGCTGCCGAGGCTGCTTCAGATCTCATGAAGGCTAACATTGCCCGAAAAGAAGCCAATGAAG AACCACCTGCGCCAGTTGAGGATAAAAAGGTTGCTACTTGGGGAACCGATATCCCAGATGATTTAGTCTTGGACGAGAAATTACTTGCCAAATCGCTTAAGAAG GAGGATGAAAGGAGGAAAGAAGAGAGAGACGAAAGAAAGCGCAAGTACAATGTCAAATGGAATGATGAg GTGACTCAGGAAGACATGGAGGCATACAGAATGAAGAGAGTACACCATGATGATCCAATGAAGGATTTCCTGTGA
- the LOC115714535 gene encoding transcription factor MYB14 — MGRAPCCEKMGLKKGPWTPEEDQILISYIHKYGHGNWRALPKLAGLLRCGKSCRLRWINYLRPDIKRGNFTKEEEETIIELHQMLGNRWSAIAARLPGRTDNEIKNVWHTHLKKRLIINNNDDVIVQKSKRQRNHESYDDDNNIKIDDTKYDNDNNSNNDSLVVSSPPQSSSSYNSFISTDDQNFSETMDDQFWTEVFSSESDENDHNNHEFDFTLTNSNNNVDYDQDMEFWFNVFTRSADLPELLL, encoded by the exons atgGGAAGAGCTCCTTGTTGTGAGAAGATGGGGTTGAAGAAAGGTCCATGGACACCAGAAGAAGATCAAATTCTTATCTCTTATATTCACAAATATGGCCATGGAAATTGGAGGGCACTCCCTAAACTAGCTG gTTTATTGAGGTGTGGAAAGAGTTGTAGATTGAGATGGATAAATTATTTAAGACCAGATATTAAAAGAGGCAATTTtactaaagaagaagaagaaaccatTATTGAATTACATCAAATGTTGGGCAACAg atgGTCAGCTATAGCAGCAAGATTACCAGGAAGAACAGACAACGAAATCAAAAACGTTTGGCATACTCATCTCAAGAAAAggcttataattaataataatgatgacGTAATCGTTCAAAAATCAAAACGACAACGTAATCACGAGTCGtatgatgatgataataatattaaaattgatgACACAAAATACGACAatgataataatagtaataatgatAGTTTGGTTGTGTCGTCGCCTCCTCAATCTTCATCTTCTTATAACTCGTTCATTAGTACTGATGATCAAAATTTTTCGGAAACTATGGACGATCAATTTTGGACTGAAGTTTTCTCATCGGAATCAGATGAGAAtgatcataataatcatgaaTTCGATTTCACTCTTACGAATTCGAATAATAATGTTGATTATGATCAAGATATGGAGTTTTGGTTTAATGTATTTACTAGATCTGCGGATTTACcagaattattattataa